A genomic region of Phragmites australis chromosome 2, lpPhrAust1.1, whole genome shotgun sequence contains the following coding sequences:
- the LOC133901843 gene encoding uncharacterized protein LOC133901843: MHDTALSARAAGACSSSPLFAGTSSTAAAVDDDDESKTRKAHHAFVAAAYASLHSSHRAAVSLLLLLTVAVAAFLAGRVRPSVDCAPPRLDARFLTLPDAAAASDFGSLGVPWCRSKSGKVVEWTSKDLLNGLEEFVSIYETRPIKNNMYGMGFDHSFGLWFMARWLKPDLMIESGAFKGHSTWVLRQAMPNTRIISLSPRHPEKYLKKGPAYVDGNCTYLAGKDFIDFGSLDWGRLLRNHGISDPSKVLVFFDDHQSELKRLKQALKTGFRHLIFEDNYDTGTGDHYSLRQICDQSYIRGGGHSCFWDSDEARLRSKRRKFWEKAVEIDDLCGKDDAWWGVRGYMRDNFNHSNKAISYKEHFQNSRLVESVMDLYWELPPVAGPSLTHQTRYDPARAADPIIEDGRYGLFRRIGLARLDASVFNGYTQMAYVQISGSMLRPDDV; encoded by the exons ATGCACGACACTGCCCTctccgcccgcgccgccggcgcgtGTTCTTCGTCCCCACTTTTCGCAggcacctcctccaccgccgctgccgtgGACGACGATGACGAGTCCAAGACCAGGAAGGCGCACCACGCCTTCGTCGCCGCTGCCTACGCCAGCCTCCACTCCTCACACCGCGCCGCCGTCtccctgctgctcctcctcaccgtcgccgtcgccgccttcCTGGCGGGCCGCGTCCGCCCCAGCGTCGACTGCGCACCGCCGCGCCTCGATGCGCGCTTCCTCACCCTACCAgatgccgccgccgcgtccgacTTTGGCTCCCTCGGCGTCCCCTGGT gCAGATCAAAATCAGGGAAGGTAGTGGAATGGACTTCAAAAGACCTACTTAATGGATTGGAAGAATTTGTGTCAATATATGAGACGCGCCCTATCAAGAATAACATGTATGGGATGGGCTTTGACCACAGCTTTGGGCTTTGGTTTATGGCTCGCTGGCTTAAGCCAGATCTTATGATTGAAAGTGGTGCTTTTAAGGGGCACTCAACTTGGGTTTTGCGGCAGGCTATGCCAAATACTAGGATTATATCACTCTCTCCTAGGCACCCTGAGAAATATCTGAAGAAGGGACCAGCATATGTTGATGGGAACTGTACTTATCTTGCTGGGAAGGATTTCATTGATTTTGGAAGTCTTGATTGGGGGAGATTATTGAGAAATCATGGCATTTCTGATCCCAGTAAGGTGCTTGTTTTCTTTGATGACCACCAAAGTGAGTTGAAAAG GTTAAAGCAGGCGCTAAAAACTGGATTCAGGCATCTCATATTTGAGGACAACTATGATACTGGTACAGGCGACCATTATTCTTTAAGGCAGATCTGTGATCAATCATACATCAGAG GTGGTGGACATAGCTGTTTTTGGGATAGTGATGAAGCAAGATTAAGATCGAAACGGAGAAAGTTTTGGGAGAAGGCTGTGGAGATAGATGATCTATGTGGAAAGGATGATGCATGGTGGGGTGTTAGAGGTTACATGCGAGACAATTTCAACCATAGCAACAAGGCCATCTCATACAAAGAGCATTTCCAGAACAGTAGGCTTGTTGAATCTGTGATGGATTTGTATTGGGAGCTTCCTCCTGTAGCTGGTCCATCCTTAACACATCAAACAAGGTATGACCCAGCACGTGCAGCTGACCCTATCATTGAAGACGGTCGCTATGGCTTGTTTCGGAGAATTGGTCTAGCAAGATTAGATGCATCAGTGTTCAACGGTTACACTCAGATGGCATATGTTCAGATATCAGGCTCAATGTTGAGGCCAGATGATGTTTAA
- the LOC133901849 gene encoding protein LNK2-like isoform X3 → MFDWNDDQQQVGDAIWAEFNENEDHIVPYPKGAEDSTLVSIGDHKNNDEEAASITGITERSACAQTELQGLEKQPANQTSEFSATRLDMESWPDLPSLNPALDRNYSDDNIESTYLDFSAEPSLEKVTGNTTVQLDGEPEVFGNDHEEKSNSFLDCDWGNIGDLDDFDRLFSSSDSIFGNEMVASGSDFLSTSSDLMDNTVQSTPSPLVPLNKQPSSDRGPSSLLINEISGGITKQENKGDVQKKPVRSRRKLEERCKSKISSNTSGLSQSKGQNPPASLQAPMQTVQTPQYAPFHDGKNMGQVQHSNQFMFPGYGYPAYPFPTIPLVSNIQAKGHQPKPASTSYRPSTDSPKNLSSIEKSQDIPSKPLTMTPQEKIEKLRRRQQMQALIAIQQQQQQLGQEGSSSDIMAPHVYSLRNKNPDSLGTSIVIDENANKVFSPELIPSSHEEVHKSSAIPDDPFIEEKIYYQLQDALGKLDTRTRLCLRDSLLRLAHSATERQIAGDRSSTNKTNKDEDEASENDASSRRKRYPFIPGQGDADSINLTWRTINWFRKPH, encoded by the exons ATGTTCGACTGGAACGACGACCAGCAGCAG GTAGGGGATGCAATATGGGCTGAGTTCAATGAGAATGAAGACCATATTGTGCCTTACCCTAAGGGTGCAGAAGATAGTACGTTAGTTAGTATTGGAGATCACAAGAACAATGATGAAGAGGCAGCTAGTATTACAGGCATCACTGAACGTTCTGCATGTGCTCAGACTGAACTTCAAGGGTTGGAAAAGCAGCCTGCAAATCAGACGAGTGAGTTTTCAGCTACACGACTTGACATGGAATCCTGGCCCGACCTACCTTCTTTGAACCCTGCACTTGATAGAAACTACAGCGATGATAACATAGAATCCACATATCTGGATTTCAGTGCTGAGCCAAGTTTGGAGAAAGTGACAGGAAATACTACAG TGCAGCTGGATGGTGAACCTGAAGTGTTTGGTAATGATCATGAAGAAAAGAGTAATAGCTTCCTTGACTGCGACTGGGGTAATATTGGGGACTTAGATGATTTTGACCGCCTATTCAG CAGTAGTGACTCCATATTCGGTAATGAGATGGTTGCCAGTGGCAGTGATTTTCTCTCCACATCTTCGGATTTGATGGATAATACTGTACAATCAACCCCAAGTCCG CTTGTACCATTGAATAAACAACCATCTTCTGATCGTGGACCTTCTTCGCTTCTGATTAATGAAATTTCTGGTGGAATTACCAAACAAGAAAACAAG GGAGATGTGCAGAAGAAGCCAGTGAGGTCACGCAGAAAACTAGAGGAAAGATGCAAAAGTAAAATATCCAGCAATACAAGTGGCTTGTCCCAGAGCAAAGGACAGAATCCACCAGCCAGTTTGCAAGCTCCTATGCAAACTGTCCAGACTCCTCAATATGCACCGTTCCATGATGGCAAGAACATGGGGCAAGTTCAGCATTCTAATCAGTTTATGTTTCCTGGCTATGGGTATCCTGCATATCCATTTCCTACCATTCCTTTGGTGTCAAACATTCAGGCTAAAGGCCATCAGCCAAAACCAGCTTCTACAAGCTACAGACCTTCAACAGATTCGCCAAAGAATTTGAGTTCCATAGAGAAGTCACAAGATATACCATCAAAGCCGTTAACCATGACACCACAAGAAAAGATCGAAAAGCTTAGGCGCCGGCAGCAAATGCAAGCACTGATAGCTATtcagcaacagcagcaacaaCTTGGTCAAGAGGGTTCTAGCAGTGACATTATGGCACCTCATGTGTACTCCCTGAGGAACAAAAATCCAGATTCCTTAGGGACTTCAATTGTCATAGATGAAAATGCAAATAAGGTTTTTTCGCCTGAGCTGATTCCATCCAGCCACGAAGAGGTTCACAAGAGTTCTGCAATTCCAGATGATCCCTTTATAGAGGAAAAAATATACTATCAGCTTCAAGATGCTCTTGGCAAG TTGGATACCAGAACTCGACTATGCCTTCGAGACAGTTTGCTTCGTTTGGCTCATAGTGCCACAGAGAGACAAATTGCTGGTGACAGAAGTAGCACTAACAAGactaataaagatgaagatgaagcttCAGAAAATGACGCATCTAGTAGAAGAAAAAG GTACCCCTTTATACCCGGGCAAGGTGATGCAGACTCAATTAACCTGACATGGCGCACCATTAATTGGTTTAGAAAACCTCACTGA
- the LOC133901849 gene encoding protein LNK2-like isoform X1, whose amino-acid sequence MFDWNDDQQQVGDAIWAEFNENEDHIVPYPKGAEDSTLVSIGDHKNNDEEAASITGITERSACAQTELQGLEKQPANQTSEFSATRLDMESWPDLPSLNPALDRNYSDDNIESTYLDFSAEPSLEKVTGNTTVQLDGEPEVFGNDHEEKSNSFLDCDWGNIGDLDDFDRLFSSSDSIFGNEMVASGSDFLSTSSDLMDNTVQSTPSPLVPLNKQPSSDRGPSSLLINEISGGITKQENKGDVQKKPVRSRRKLEERCKSKISSNTSGLSQSKGQNPPASLQAPMQTVQTPQYAPFHDGKNMGQVQHSNQFMFPGYGYPAYPFPTIPLVSNIQAKGHQPKPASTSYRPSTDSPKNLSSIEKSQDIPSKPLTMTPQEKIEKLRRRQQMQALIAIQQQQQQLGQEGSSSDIMAPHVYSLRNKNPDSLGTSIVIDENANKVFSPELIPSSHEEVHKSSAIPDDPFIEEKIYYQLQDALGKLDTRTRLCLRDSLLRLAHSATERQIAGDRSSTNKTNKDEDEASENDASSRRKRSPGKEAETNTNPIDRIVAHLLFHRQTSKVAIPTKEEIISTPLTLEPDSKMPSETNRALSEDHQIEQEMVLQPSQ is encoded by the exons ATGTTCGACTGGAACGACGACCAGCAGCAG GTAGGGGATGCAATATGGGCTGAGTTCAATGAGAATGAAGACCATATTGTGCCTTACCCTAAGGGTGCAGAAGATAGTACGTTAGTTAGTATTGGAGATCACAAGAACAATGATGAAGAGGCAGCTAGTATTACAGGCATCACTGAACGTTCTGCATGTGCTCAGACTGAACTTCAAGGGTTGGAAAAGCAGCCTGCAAATCAGACGAGTGAGTTTTCAGCTACACGACTTGACATGGAATCCTGGCCCGACCTACCTTCTTTGAACCCTGCACTTGATAGAAACTACAGCGATGATAACATAGAATCCACATATCTGGATTTCAGTGCTGAGCCAAGTTTGGAGAAAGTGACAGGAAATACTACAG TGCAGCTGGATGGTGAACCTGAAGTGTTTGGTAATGATCATGAAGAAAAGAGTAATAGCTTCCTTGACTGCGACTGGGGTAATATTGGGGACTTAGATGATTTTGACCGCCTATTCAG CAGTAGTGACTCCATATTCGGTAATGAGATGGTTGCCAGTGGCAGTGATTTTCTCTCCACATCTTCGGATTTGATGGATAATACTGTACAATCAACCCCAAGTCCG CTTGTACCATTGAATAAACAACCATCTTCTGATCGTGGACCTTCTTCGCTTCTGATTAATGAAATTTCTGGTGGAATTACCAAACAAGAAAACAAG GGAGATGTGCAGAAGAAGCCAGTGAGGTCACGCAGAAAACTAGAGGAAAGATGCAAAAGTAAAATATCCAGCAATACAAGTGGCTTGTCCCAGAGCAAAGGACAGAATCCACCAGCCAGTTTGCAAGCTCCTATGCAAACTGTCCAGACTCCTCAATATGCACCGTTCCATGATGGCAAGAACATGGGGCAAGTTCAGCATTCTAATCAGTTTATGTTTCCTGGCTATGGGTATCCTGCATATCCATTTCCTACCATTCCTTTGGTGTCAAACATTCAGGCTAAAGGCCATCAGCCAAAACCAGCTTCTACAAGCTACAGACCTTCAACAGATTCGCCAAAGAATTTGAGTTCCATAGAGAAGTCACAAGATATACCATCAAAGCCGTTAACCATGACACCACAAGAAAAGATCGAAAAGCTTAGGCGCCGGCAGCAAATGCAAGCACTGATAGCTATtcagcaacagcagcaacaaCTTGGTCAAGAGGGTTCTAGCAGTGACATTATGGCACCTCATGTGTACTCCCTGAGGAACAAAAATCCAGATTCCTTAGGGACTTCAATTGTCATAGATGAAAATGCAAATAAGGTTTTTTCGCCTGAGCTGATTCCATCCAGCCACGAAGAGGTTCACAAGAGTTCTGCAATTCCAGATGATCCCTTTATAGAGGAAAAAATATACTATCAGCTTCAAGATGCTCTTGGCAAG TTGGATACCAGAACTCGACTATGCCTTCGAGACAGTTTGCTTCGTTTGGCTCATAGTGCCACAGAGAGACAAATTGCTGGTGACAGAAGTAGCACTAACAAGactaataaagatgaagatgaagcttCAGAAAATGACGCATCTAGTAGAAGAAAAAG ATCTCCAGGCAAGGAAGCAGAAACAAACACAAATCCAATTGATCGAATAGTGGCTCATTTGCTGTTTCATAGACAAACCTCAAAGGTTGCAATACCCACGAAAGAAGAAATCATATCAACTCCCTTGACACTTGAACCTG ACTCAAAGATGCCCTCAGAAACTAATAGGGCGTTGTCAGAAGATCACCAAATTGAGCAGGAAATGGTGTTGCAGCCTTCACAGTAA
- the LOC133901849 gene encoding protein LNK2-like isoform X2 gives MFDWNDDQQQVGDAIWAEFNENEDHIVPYPKGAEDSTLVSIGDHKNNDEEAASITGITERSACAQTELQGLEKQPANQTSEFSATRLDMESWPDLPSLNPALDRNYSDDNIESTYLDFSAEPSLEKVTGNTTVQLDGEPEVFGNDHEEKSNSFLDCDWGNIGDLDDFDRLFSSDSIFGNEMVASGSDFLSTSSDLMDNTVQSTPSPLVPLNKQPSSDRGPSSLLINEISGGITKQENKGDVQKKPVRSRRKLEERCKSKISSNTSGLSQSKGQNPPASLQAPMQTVQTPQYAPFHDGKNMGQVQHSNQFMFPGYGYPAYPFPTIPLVSNIQAKGHQPKPASTSYRPSTDSPKNLSSIEKSQDIPSKPLTMTPQEKIEKLRRRQQMQALIAIQQQQQQLGQEGSSSDIMAPHVYSLRNKNPDSLGTSIVIDENANKVFSPELIPSSHEEVHKSSAIPDDPFIEEKIYYQLQDALGKLDTRTRLCLRDSLLRLAHSATERQIAGDRSSTNKTNKDEDEASENDASSRRKRSPGKEAETNTNPIDRIVAHLLFHRQTSKVAIPTKEEIISTPLTLEPDSKMPSETNRALSEDHQIEQEMVLQPSQ, from the exons ATGTTCGACTGGAACGACGACCAGCAGCAG GTAGGGGATGCAATATGGGCTGAGTTCAATGAGAATGAAGACCATATTGTGCCTTACCCTAAGGGTGCAGAAGATAGTACGTTAGTTAGTATTGGAGATCACAAGAACAATGATGAAGAGGCAGCTAGTATTACAGGCATCACTGAACGTTCTGCATGTGCTCAGACTGAACTTCAAGGGTTGGAAAAGCAGCCTGCAAATCAGACGAGTGAGTTTTCAGCTACACGACTTGACATGGAATCCTGGCCCGACCTACCTTCTTTGAACCCTGCACTTGATAGAAACTACAGCGATGATAACATAGAATCCACATATCTGGATTTCAGTGCTGAGCCAAGTTTGGAGAAAGTGACAGGAAATACTACAG TGCAGCTGGATGGTGAACCTGAAGTGTTTGGTAATGATCATGAAGAAAAGAGTAATAGCTTCCTTGACTGCGACTGGGGTAATATTGGGGACTTAGATGATTTTGACCGCCTATTCAG TAGTGACTCCATATTCGGTAATGAGATGGTTGCCAGTGGCAGTGATTTTCTCTCCACATCTTCGGATTTGATGGATAATACTGTACAATCAACCCCAAGTCCG CTTGTACCATTGAATAAACAACCATCTTCTGATCGTGGACCTTCTTCGCTTCTGATTAATGAAATTTCTGGTGGAATTACCAAACAAGAAAACAAG GGAGATGTGCAGAAGAAGCCAGTGAGGTCACGCAGAAAACTAGAGGAAAGATGCAAAAGTAAAATATCCAGCAATACAAGTGGCTTGTCCCAGAGCAAAGGACAGAATCCACCAGCCAGTTTGCAAGCTCCTATGCAAACTGTCCAGACTCCTCAATATGCACCGTTCCATGATGGCAAGAACATGGGGCAAGTTCAGCATTCTAATCAGTTTATGTTTCCTGGCTATGGGTATCCTGCATATCCATTTCCTACCATTCCTTTGGTGTCAAACATTCAGGCTAAAGGCCATCAGCCAAAACCAGCTTCTACAAGCTACAGACCTTCAACAGATTCGCCAAAGAATTTGAGTTCCATAGAGAAGTCACAAGATATACCATCAAAGCCGTTAACCATGACACCACAAGAAAAGATCGAAAAGCTTAGGCGCCGGCAGCAAATGCAAGCACTGATAGCTATtcagcaacagcagcaacaaCTTGGTCAAGAGGGTTCTAGCAGTGACATTATGGCACCTCATGTGTACTCCCTGAGGAACAAAAATCCAGATTCCTTAGGGACTTCAATTGTCATAGATGAAAATGCAAATAAGGTTTTTTCGCCTGAGCTGATTCCATCCAGCCACGAAGAGGTTCACAAGAGTTCTGCAATTCCAGATGATCCCTTTATAGAGGAAAAAATATACTATCAGCTTCAAGATGCTCTTGGCAAG TTGGATACCAGAACTCGACTATGCCTTCGAGACAGTTTGCTTCGTTTGGCTCATAGTGCCACAGAGAGACAAATTGCTGGTGACAGAAGTAGCACTAACAAGactaataaagatgaagatgaagcttCAGAAAATGACGCATCTAGTAGAAGAAAAAG ATCTCCAGGCAAGGAAGCAGAAACAAACACAAATCCAATTGATCGAATAGTGGCTCATTTGCTGTTTCATAGACAAACCTCAAAGGTTGCAATACCCACGAAAGAAGAAATCATATCAACTCCCTTGACACTTGAACCTG ACTCAAAGATGCCCTCAGAAACTAATAGGGCGTTGTCAGAAGATCACCAAATTGAGCAGGAAATGGTGTTGCAGCCTTCACAGTAA
- the LOC133901870 gene encoding xylan glycosyltransferase MUCI21-like — MVHHHRASLLVHQQQQRKGDPGEPLPQEGGGGRMKELRGRLADYACHHRKHGHDALLRMLAGFALVSCLLLLLPGSPVSAAMDELLQLGRRMRHDEEATPVPPCADVANGTVCCDRTALRTDVCVMRGDVRTEAASNSLFLLVRPNSSAAAADERIRPYTRKWESSIMSTIDELRLRAVPEGATAAPGHCDVRHEVPAVVFSTGGYTGNVYHEFNDGIIPLYITARQYNKKVVFVMLEYHDWWMTKYGHIVEQLSDYPPIDFANDRRTHCFQEAVVGLRIHDELAIDTARMTGNQSIQDFRQMLDDAYRGRVQTIIEEEEKEAAEAAARKQHHRGSKRSRRTKTVEDDKPRLVIVSRNGSRAIENEAELVRAAAGAGFRVDVLQPRQDTELAKMYRALNASDVMVGVHGAAMTHFLFMRPGSVFIQVVPLGTDWAAETYYGEPARRLGLRYMPYKILPSESSLYGQYAKDDTVLTDPDTVNAKGWQVTKKVYLDGQNVRLDMARFRRRLREAYGHWAEQRQRHRVDSGMEQRRPL; from the coding sequence ATGGTGCACCACCACCGGGCCAGCCTGCTTgtgcaccagcagcagcagaggaaGGGCGATCCAGGGGAGCCACTGCCGCaggagggaggaggcggcaggaTGAAGGAGCTCCGGGGGCGGCTGGCGGATTACGCCTGCCACCACCGGAAGCACGGCCACGACGCGCTGCTCCGCATGCTCGCCGGGTTCGCGCTAGTCTCctgcctcctcctgctgctcccGGGCAGCCCCGTCTCTGCCGCAATGGACGAGCTGCTGCAGCTCGGGAGGAGGATGCGGCACGACGAGGAGGCGACCCCCGTGCCGCCGTGCGCGGACGTCGCCAACGGCACCGTCTGCTGCGACCGCACCGCCCTCCGCACCGACGTCTGCGTCATGCGCGGGGACGTCCGCACCGAGGCCGCCTCCAATTCGCTCTTCTTGCTCGTGCGGCCCAACTcgtccgcggccgccgccgacgaGCGTATCCGGCCCTACACGCGCAAGTGGGAGTCCAGCATCATGAGCACCATCGACGAGCTCCGCCTCCGCGCCGTGCCCGAGGGGGCCACCGCCGCGCCGGGCCATTGCGACGTCCGGCACGAAGTCCCCGCCGTTGTCTTCTCCACCGGCGGGTACACCGGCAACGTGTACCACGAGTTCAACGACGGCATCATCCCGCTCTACATCACCGCGCGCCAGTACAACAAGAAGGTGGTGTTCGTCATGCTCGAGTACCACGACTGGTGGATGACCAAGTACGGCCACATCGTCGAGCAGCTCTCCGACTACCCGCCCATCGATTTCGCCAACGACCGCCGCACGCACTGCTTCCAAGAGGCTGTAGTCGGGTTGCGTATCCACGACGAGCTCGCCATTGACACCGCGCGGATGACGGGCAACCAATCCATCCAGGACTTCCGCCAGATGCTCGATGACGCTTACCGTGGCCGTGTCCAGACGATCAtcgaggaagaggagaaggaagctGCGGAGGCGGCTGCGAGGAAACAGCACCACCGCGGCAGCAAGAGGAGCCGGCGCACCAAGACGGTCGAGGACGACAAGCCGAGGCTCGTGATCGTGTCCCGGAACGGGTCGCGCGCGATCGAGAACGAGGCCGAGCTGGTGCGCGCCGCGGCGGGCGCTGGATTCCGCGTCGACGTCCTGCAGCCGCGCCAGGACACGGAGCTCGCCAAGATGTACCGTGCCCTGAACGCGTCTGACGTCATGGTTGGCGTGCACGGCGCAGCTATGACGCACTTCCTGTTCATGCGCCCGGGGTCCGTGTTCATCCAGGTCGTGCCGCTCGGCACCGACTGGGCCGCCGAGACGTACTACGGCGAGCCTGCGCGGCGGCTCGGCCTGCGCTACATGCCGTACAAGATCCTGCCGTCCGAGAGCTCGCTGTACGGGCAGTACGCCAAAGACGACACGGTGCTCACCGACCCGGACACCGTGAACGCCAAGGGGTGGCAAGTCACCAAGAAGGTTTACCTGGACGGCCAGAACGTGCGGCTGGACATGGCACGGTTCCGCCGCCGGTTGCGCGAGGCTTATGGCCACTGGGCTGAGCAGAGGCAGCGCCACCGCGTGGATTCAGGGATGGAACAGAGGAGGCCACTATAG